In the Arachis ipaensis cultivar K30076 chromosome B04, Araip1.1, whole genome shotgun sequence genome, TCTTCTATTGACAGAGAAATTTTCCATAAATATAATTGTAGAATTTTTCAAGATAGCATTTCACCATACAACTTCTGCAGTCAAACTTTAGAGAATATACTGATTTTTTCCCGCCTTTATCTTGCAAGGCACGAGCTGGAATAACTGAAATTCACTTCCTTCCATTCAATCCAACAGATAAAAGAACTGCACTTACATACACCGATGCTGCTGGCAAGATGCACAGGGTTAGCAAAGGTGCACCAGAGCAGGTAGAATAAACTACATTATGACTTTAAATGAGTATGCTACCAACAACAGCAACATATTTGAACATTATTTAAATCATATCGTGTATTGTGTAGATTCTCAACCTTGCACACAAGAAGTCGGAAATTGCACATAGGGTACATGCAATTATTGACAAATTTGCCGAACGTGGCCTTCGCTCGCTGGCTGTTGCCCGCCAGGTAGATATATTTTTATGAATCTTTCATCCTCATAAGTGTTATTGTGTTACTATATCTTAGCAAAAATGATTCTTTTTATTTAGGAAGTACCTGAGGGAACCAAAGAAAGTTTAGGGGGTCCGTGGGAATTTGTCGGCCTACTCCCACTATTTGATCCTCCCCGCCACGATAGCGCTGAAACGATCAGAAGAGCTCTTAATCTTGGTGTGAGTGTCAAAATGATCACTGGTATGTGTCAAAAGTTTTGTACTATTTTTTTAGTATGATGTAAATACTAATTTTTATATGTAACATAAATGTTATAGTTCACATGGAACTAAGGAGTTGTTAGATCTGGTATCAAGAAAGGATAGCGAATGTAGCAGGCAGTGATATTATTCCCAAATCAACTGAGTTGTATACAAATGAAATCTTAATTTGAGAGTTTGTCTCAAACTCTCCCGTGAGACTAATCTCAACAAATGATTGAAGACACCCTAACTAATTCATCCTATCCCTTATTTATGATGACTAACTTCTCTAACTAACTCATTAATTGGATCCTAACAGAGTTTTGTGATAGTTAATGACTACTAGTGGGAGATTTTACCTCCAGAAATTTGTCTCAGGAATTAATTGTTTGTAACCAAGAAGGGAAACGGATCACATCTCAtactcttgaaaaaaaaatacccTTACAGGTGATCAGCTTGCAATTGCTAAGGAAACAGGAAGGCGTCTTGGAATGGGCTCTAACATGTATCCTTCTTCGTCACTGCTAGGAGAAAGCAAAGATAATTTTGCTTCTGTTCCTGTCGATGATCTTATAGAGAATGCAGATGGTTTTGCTGGTGTCTTTCCTGGTAAGTATAATAGCAATCACAGGAAAGCTCTAATCCAAATTCTTGTCTATTTTCTGATTATATATGTTCCCTCAGAGCACAAATATGAGATTGTAAAGAGGTTACAAGCTAGAAAGCACATTTGTGGGATGACTGGTGATGGAGTGAATGATGCACCGGCTTTGAAGATAGCCGACATAGGTATCGCTGTAGCAGATGCCACAGACGCTGCAAGAAGTGCCTCTGACATAGTTCTAACAGAACCTGGGTTGAGTGTGATCATAAGTGCTGTTTTAACTAGCCGTGCAATTTTCCAAAGAATGAAAAACTACACAGTAATCCCCCAACTatgaaaatattaataaaatattgcaATAGTCCTTGTTGTAACGAAAAATTCAAagccttattttatttttcttttgcagaTATATGCTGTATCTATCACCATTCGTATTGTGGTAAGTTATAAGTGCATATATGGAGAATTTAGCAGTGATCAAGCCATCATTTTCTTTCCTTCTCATTTTCAGTTTATTTTGGGTTGCAGGTTGGCTTTATGTTACTCACATGCATTTGGGAATTCAACTTTCCTCCCTTTATGGTTCTTGTCATAGCCATTCTCAACGATGGTATTACTATCTGCTCTCAAATACCATATTTAAAATGCATTATTTGAAGGTCTTCTCTACAGTTATAGTAACATTAGTTACTTTCAAATATCATTACCTTTTCATGGTTTTGTTTAGAATATGAAACCATGAAGTTGTCTAATCCATATAACTTACTTATTTTAGTAGGACAAATTTTTATTGTGTGTGCATGCGTACATGTGTGTGTGTCTTCTTCAAGAGTTTATATTCTTTCGCTTGACCCCTGACTTGCTAATAGGTACCATCATGACAATATCTAAAGATAGGGTTAAGCCTTCTCCAAGTCCTGATAGTTGGAAGCTGAGTGAGATTTTTGCAACTGGGATTGTCCTAGGAGGTTATCTGGCTCTAATGACAGTGATATTCTTCTGGGCAGCGTATAAAACACATTTTTTTCCTGTAAGCATCTTCCCTCTAGCTTAATCATTTGTTTGTAGTGACATCAAATTATATGACAATGGAAATCACTGTGCTACAGAACCAATTTGATGTGAGACATCTCCACGAAGATCTTCATGGTCCACCTACTCATGAAGAGAGTAAAATGCTAGGAGCTGCTATATATCTTCAAGTCAGTATAATTAGTCAAGCCTTAATTTTTGTGACTCGCTCAAGGGGATGGTCCTATACAGAAAGGCCCGGTGTTTTGCTTATGATCGCTTTTGTTATAGCTCAACTGGTACTTTTCATATTTTATCCCACTCAGTACAAAGCCTAATACTTCCATCTCTTGTTTTTGTCttcaatgttttatgtttagaattttgaaaaagaaagtaatagtgtaattctatttattattttcaCATTTTGTTTTAcaaaatactgaaaataaaagaGAGGAGATAACAATAAAAACCAAACATTGCcctgattttattttttatgtcaaTGATCCTAATCACTTCTATATCCTCTGTAGATTGCAACTATTGTATCTGCCCTTCTCTCTTGGGAGCTAGCAGGAATCAAAGCCATAGGATGGGGTTGGACGGGAATCATTTGGGTCTACTCTATTATAACTTACTTATTTTTGGATCCTATAAAGTTTGCTGTTCGTTATGCATTAAGCGGAAGAGCTTGGAATTTGGTGGTAGACAAACATGTAAGTACCAATAAACTTGCACAATCTTAgtgaataaaataaaagtaaataaataatctATGGTAAACTAATCTATTCCAAGTCAAATTAGTTTAGTCTAGTGGATTTTGAGTACCTGTTGTTTATATGCACATATACTACATGACTAGATGATTCCTAACAATCTTAAGACTAAAAACTGATGAGAAATACTTGCACGCTCCTAGAGCACATTTATTGCGTACTACCAGAGCAGTTATAACCGCATATTCAGTTTACTAACCATTTGTTAATGCAACTGAACAGACTGCATTTATCAACAAAAATGACTTTGGTAGAGAAGCTCGTGAAGCTCAATGGGCTGCTGAGCAGAGAACCTTACATGGTCTCCAGTCTGCTGACATGAAAGTTGAGAAGCACACTTTCAGGGAAATAAATACACTAGCTGACGAGGCCAAGAGGCGTGCAGAAATAGCAAGGTCAGCATCATTTAGATTTACAAAAATGTTTTATAAGTAACTGTCTTGGGATAGAAAATATGGAGACACTAAAAGAAATTTGTTTTAAAGAATAGAAcatataaaaaccaaaaaaaaaaaaatgtctgTTTTGGAACAAAATATTACCAATTTGTAGTCCACCTCAAAACAAGGGACAGTAGGTTAACGGAGAAAGATGTTTTTGTCTTGTCTCTATCTCCTATCTCTGTAGTTTCTGTACTAAGACACTAAACACTGGCTAAGTGATCAACCTCTTACTTAATTGCATGCATTCAATTTAtcattgttttctttcttttcgaATATTGATATAGGATGAGAGAGCTTCACACTCTGAAAGGAAGGGTGGAAACAATGGGCAAGCTAAAGGGTTTAGATGTGGATGCAATCAACAGTCATTACACAGTATAAGACCAATTCAGCTCTCAAGTGGCATCTTCTTCATATCCGTTGTATTTTGTGGCTTTGTTATGTTTCAGATTATGGCATTTACTTCAATAATGTTTCGGTTAGAGATTGAACATAATCCTATTTCTTCAAGTTTCAACTGCTCTCCTTTGTTTGAGGGTAACTTCTTATGTAATTAATAACATAGTGAATGAATTGaggaaaataaatgaaataaacaCCAATTGTTATCTAATGAAATTCATATAAGATCTGATTATCTGAACCTTTTCTCGTTTAGTGATGATATGATACTTTACAGCATTCTCTTGCTAGCGTCACCATTCATGGAAAATCaagttaatatatatttatagatTACACAGTATCATCATAACAAAAATAGTAAggtaaaagaaacttattgttagAATCATTAATAATATCTACCTCCCCCTCAGAAAGAACAAATGCTCCCATTTAGCTTAAAAAGTGATTGAAAAGTGAGAACCTCTCTTGGTTTGAGTTATCCAGCAAGGTCTTCAGATCCATTGCTCTTATCTTCGCTCGGAGATCATTTCCCAATGGCTCAGGAACTTGCTGAAAACAAACATAAGGAAAATTGAGAAGGCAATCCAGCAGAGCAGTAACTCAAAAAAATCTGACATCTAATAATGGTAACAGTATCCACATACCACTTTCAACCACAGCATGTAACTAGCAGCATACACTGCTTGCGCTTCGAAATCAGCAAATTCATTGTCCTCAACAGTTATGCAGGAGCCAATGAGACACAATTCATTCTCCAGGAAG is a window encoding:
- the LOC107635269 gene encoding plasma membrane ATPase 1-like isoform X2 yields the protein MELEAIIREQVDLENIPIEEVFENLKCTKEGLTSDQVKERLDLFGHNKLEEKKESKILKFLGFMWNPLSWVMEAAAIMAIAMAHGGGEGWDYQDFTGIVILLLVNSTISFIEENNAGNAAAALMARLAPKAKVLRDGKWSEEDASVLVPGDIISIKLGDIIPADARLLEGDPLKIDQSALTGESLPVSKHPGDGVYSGSTCKQGEIEAVVIATGVHTFFGKAAHLVENTTHVGHFQKVLQSIGNFCICSIATGMLIEIIVIYGPQQRKYRVGIDNLLVLLIGGIPIAMPTVLSVTMAIGSHKLSQQGAITKRMTAIEEMAGMDVLCSDKTGTLTLNKLTVDKNLIEVFADGVNQDMVILMAARASRLENQDAIDCAIVSMLADPKEARAGITEIHFLPFNPTDKRTALTYTDAAGKMHRVSKGAPEQILNLAHKKSEIAHRVHAIIDKFAERGLRSLAVARQEVPEGTKESLGGPWEFVGLLPLFDPPRHDSAETIRRALNLGVSVKMITGDQLAIAKETGRRLGMGSNMYPSSSLLGESKDNFASVPVDDLIENADGFAGVFPEHKYEIVKRLQARKHICGMTGDGVNDAPALKIADIGIAVADATDAARSASDIVLTEPGLSVIISAVLTSRAIFQRMKNYTIYAVSITIRIVVGFMLLTCIWEFNFPPFMVLVIAILNDGTIMTISKDRVKPSPSPDSWKLSEIFATGIVLGGYLALMTVIFFWAAYKTHFFPNQFDVRHLHEDLHGPPTHEESKMLGAAIYLQVSIISQALIFVTRSRGWSYTERPGVLLMIAFVIAQLIATIVSALLSWELAGIKAIGWGWTGIIWVYSIITYLFLDPIKFAVRYALSGRAWNLVVDKHTAFINKNDFGREAREAQWAAEQRTLHGLQSADMKVEKHTFREINTLADEAKRRAEIARMRELHTLKGRVETMGKLKGLDVDAINSHYTV
- the LOC107635269 gene encoding plasma membrane ATPase 1-like isoform X1, with protein sequence MELEAIIREQVDLENIPIEEVFENLKCTKEGLTSDQVKERLDLFGHNKLEEKKESKILKFLGFMWNPLSWVMEAAAIMAIAMAHGGGEGWDYQDFTGIVILLLVNSTISFIEENNAGNAAAALMARLAPKAKVLRDGKWSEEDASVLVPGDIISIKLGDIIPADARLLEGDPLKIDQSALTGESLPVSKHPGDGVYSGSTCKQGEIEAVVIATGVHTFFGKAAHLVENTTHVGHFQKVLQSIGNFCICSIATGMLIEIIVIYGPQQRKYRVGIDNLLVLLIGGIPIAMPTVLSVTMAIGSHKLSQQGAITKRMTAIEEMAGMDVLCSDKTGTLTLNKLTVDKNLIEVFADGVNQDMVILMAARASRLENQDAIDCAIVSMLADPKEARAGITEIHFLPFNPTDKRTALTYTDAAGKMHRVSKGAPEQILNLAHKKSEIAHRVHAIIDKFAERGLRSLAVARQEVPEGTKESLGGPWEFVGLLPLFDPPRHDSAETIRRALNLGVSVKMITGDQLAIAKETGRRLGMGSNMYPSSSLLGESKDNFASVPVDDLIENADGFAGVFPGKYNSNHRKALIQILVYFLIIYVPSEHKYEIVKRLQARKHICGMTGDGVNDAPALKIADIGIAVADATDAARSASDIVLTEPGLSVIISAVLTSRAIFQRMKNYTIYAVSITIRIVVGFMLLTCIWEFNFPPFMVLVIAILNDGTIMTISKDRVKPSPSPDSWKLSEIFATGIVLGGYLALMTVIFFWAAYKTHFFPNQFDVRHLHEDLHGPPTHEESKMLGAAIYLQVSIISQALIFVTRSRGWSYTERPGVLLMIAFVIAQLIATIVSALLSWELAGIKAIGWGWTGIIWVYSIITYLFLDPIKFAVRYALSGRAWNLVVDKHTAFINKNDFGREAREAQWAAEQRTLHGLQSADMKVEKHTFREINTLADEAKRRAEIARMRELHTLKGRVETMGKLKGLDVDAINSHYTV